A region of the Ischnura elegans chromosome 11, ioIscEleg1.1, whole genome shotgun sequence genome:
ttcattggtggagtgGAGTggagatgacttctaacttcggatatattcggattttccctgtttgagaaggagggggaaccgtaccgactgatttgataccgacgaccatactgaatcgctgaatttgccgtcgttggtatggaaaccgtcgtcggtacagaataataataataataatatatttattaactccgtagggatacaattatccatgggtttcgtcaagatacagagagacataaaagaatcacaaaacacagcttacaaaatatcaaaaaaaattcttgaacactaataacatttataaaatatcattaaaaaattcttggacaCTATAATAACCTTTGTTACATAGCAAGTTTCTCAATCTATtcttaaaaaccttttttgagGAAAGGGATTTCATATCAGAGGGTAGcctatcataggcggatccaggggggggggggcacgggggcacgtgccccccccagacccttaaaaatatgatagatttttaatacggtcccattataatttggttcgttttgtataacaaggtatccttgtgcccccccctgaacaaaatcctggatacggccttgcttgtgcccctcccagaaagaaatcctggatccgcccctgtagcCTATTGTAGATTGCAGCAATAGAGTGATTTGGTCCCTTCTGGCATTGTCTAAATGAATACAGATAACTGTGAATGTCACTTTTTGATCTAGTGTCGTGACTGTGAAAATCAGAGTTAACTCGGAAGTAATACGGATAACACTTCACAAACATGGCACATGAGAGAATGTAAACACATGGAAGTGTGAGGATCTTGAGGGACACAAACAGTGGCCGGCCACTTGTTCGTATTGGAACTTTACAGATGGCCTTAATGGCTTGTTTCTGTAAAGAGAAGGCTTTAGCTGCAGTAGGGGAGTTACCCCAAAACATGATACCATATGACAATAGTGAGTGTACTTTGGTAAAGTACACAGCTTTTAGAACATATATAGAAACAAGAGGAGAGAGTTTCCTTATCATATAAATACCTACTGAAAgtttcttattaatttcaaaaacatgaGTTGACCAGTCAAGAGTGTCATCAAACTGTAGACGTAATAATTTCACGGTGGACGAGGTGGAGAAATCCGAATGAGGAGGAAGAGTAGGAATCTCATGAGAGAACTTGTTGCGAAAGAGAATACAAGTGGTTTTAGCCTCATTCAGAACCATTCTGTTAAGGTGGCACCACTGCAACATCTCATCTTTTGTAGTCGAGGCCAAATGATCCAAGAGAGGTAAAGTACTAGCGGATAAGAGATTAGAAGTATCGTCAGCATACATAACAGTGGAGCAATATGAGAAGTGTTTAGGAAGATCATTAATGAAGAGGAGAAAGAGTAGAGGACCAAGGATAGAACCTTGAGGTACTCCAACCGGTATTTTCAAGGGACTGGATTTAATTTCCACCACTCCTGCAAGTGATTGATGAGTGTAACTCACAAACTGCGATCTGTCACTAAGGAATGATGATATCCAATTATAAGAGTTATTAGTGATTCCCAAGCACTGAAGTTTGGACTTGAGAACTTCATGATCCACACTGTTAAAAGCATTTTTGAAGTCAAAAGAGATGCCTAAAATGTGATGTTTATTGTTCAGTCCAAGAATAACATTATTTAGGAACTCGAAAATAGCAGAATTAGTGGCCAGCTCTAAAAACCATGCTGAGagtcagaaattaaattaaatctctgGAGGTACTTAATTAATCTATGATggaagagtttttcaaagatctttgaaaatgttgatagaatggaaataggtctgtaattaATAGACTCTGAAGGGCAGCCTTTCTTGATGATGAATGTGCTGGCGGTGGTTACtaaagttacagctagaaatatttttttttattgaaaccgatgaaaagaagcaatggaTCAGAgcacgatgaaaaaaattctgtgggagagccgaaacctgcgtcTCAAGGCATAAGTAGTAGTTAATTAATAGCTGAACTTTGGGTCATCATTAATTCTGATATAACTCTcatcacctcgcaagcattttatattttttttaaatgccactgaaaacatgaaattatatatgaaccattataaattaacataaatcataggaaaacataaagaaaaaaattcaccagttctacaactagttttcatttgcattctagGGAATAGTTgtccccgtgatcatcactgaattttggcattgatgctatgatgcgcgaggcagtgtggttcagaagcccttgaaggtccactttaatgtttttcttccactgatatcCCCTCTGGGaaccttgcgagcgcagtgtcatcGATGTGggtagcgatagctcagctgctgatgctttctcaaatcagtcatttttcttctcttattgttagacctatcacaagACCTCTTAAAGtgtttcttaggcctttctttgctgctttacccagaaaaaccaggaattagatgacaatagtgacataaaatcgccttggaggaaagtaaagccaacacgaatacgttaaacaataataggttactaCCTGAGCAAGGAATcccaaggagattattatgcatgtcagctGGGTATATCTTTCTCTTACAAACATCGACGTTTTCTTCAAAGTTGCTGGTTCTCTtacattcgtcccatttctggaaatacgtattgaaaaagtattttttcatgacattctgcattatttcctttgttttcacTTCTTGCTCctagttaaacttattgagaagacatttaacggcaaatttacgttttgaggacaacgaatttccacgtcaattaacaataacgtcatgtatttttttcgtgttactttcatgcgctcaatTTTTTCTTGTCCGAAATATCAACGATCTGAATCACCaaagaagaaaatcgaaattagaataaaattccctgCATATTACAACACACAAAATCATTGAGATCTAGGAAAATATGGGAACCTTTTTATCATTgagagatatcctccagtagcggtagttcgtcctcaaagctgaaatctcacgctctaggggaaataaaccttggttcttcgcttccgtagcacaagcactgagatcTTTTGGCCCTCACTAGTAAAAGCTGACTAATTTGTTCTGTAAAATCATgaacggattttttttcaatctattgggaagaagcatttgtggaaatctCCGTGcaagccacctcgtagaaatcacccgTATCGAAGAGAAGTAATCCcgaaaatggcaaaaacccttcatataacgaggcaataaagcaataagcggcatttctacaaacggacagctatgctttgaGTACCAAATTTCTTAAACGCTAggtaaaaatcgtaagactgaggtagggtttacgggcACGATACGGATTAACGCAgccggcagggtagtgcccgccacCACTCTTTCCAATGTTTGATCTAATAGGAGcaatgaaagacctaggagagtgtggttagcaaaatgcgggtgcattgcggtaagatatgggttctccaagtataagaaactatttccttgcagccgcacgctttccgagacaagcttctgacttgacAGCGCATTCGTTGAAtcgaataaaatcgtaatttgcacaaaaaaaataaaaaataatactcaatggaatatataatgtatacaggtgtagaaaactgtaatttcaTCTCATCTtaagcgaaatatcctcaactataactaaggctgaacaaatttccgcatctaatcactgcgtcgggtggttggacactcaggcacataacttaataggagaggtggggtggcaggttggtgcaagatttctcttttgagaattaaagttgatAATTTGTTTTGTAATGCGGTGTAAAACTTTACGCGTAGCAATGTGAACAACATGAAGTTTTCCTCTAACCATGTTATCAATACgtgaaaataaaacatgttaaacgtttaataaaaaaataatactaactatgcatggaaaagaaattttcactactacggatTCTAAACATATTCATTCTTGTTATGGCACCcttaaaaattagtcattttaaaacaaaacgcaactgtacATATATACTTACTTCAGACAATTTTCTCAAAAGATAGGAAAACAGTTTTGAGATAATTTGATGTTAATTTGACAGATGCACATCTCATttgcacgtcttccttttctAAGGCTTCTATCCATTTCGATCTCTTCCACCGCACCACCAAAAAAAACGCAGAAAGAAAGAAGGACGATGCGATCTCAAAATCAAGCAGAGAAGAAAACATGTCACCGGCCGGCCGGCGgagttgctgttgaggggagggcctgcgcgcctcggAGGGGAGAaccaggaggggaggcaaagaagtgaaggatgactcgcggaaggaggaaaggcttttaggatgactcgaaacgactgcgcgtattcaaaaaactggctgcaagatctcacaatttcccaaattgtagctttgatttacgacgtgtggcatatGTGTAGCCTCTGCTTGTAGTTGAAAgattatattttgctttggtcggttgaatttattttgcGTAATTTTGTGCCGTGGTGATGGTcgttgaaaaaatcaaaatttgtgaaattaaGCGACAAGTATCTCCTCTAGGAAACTTATTAAAAGACCCGTCTtcgtctcaaggcacagatttaacctTTATTACTATTCTTAGTCAAGAAATCGCTATGTACCTATgacgagcgaagcacaaactagttaatagaaagggtctgcatcacCTTCCGCGACTGTGCTAGGGCACCCccttaaagaaaataatatttgttcaagcaaataattttaaaactaataaagagctttcACAGTTTCCtagaaatgttggtttcattaatcttttccatgcttaaatcttacctataacttgaacaaccatggtttgctcccccctagttttgatcctgggttcgcCCTTGAATGCATCTTGTTTGTATGTGGTGGACTTAGGTACTGTAGAAGGTATTCAACCTATGACTAATTTTAAATGTACTTTTGAATTTTAGGAAAGTAGTCTGGAAACATATCTTAAATGTGTATCCTGATGGGATGACTGGAAAGGAAAGAATGGATTACATGAAAAAGAAGAGTTATGAATATGAAGAGCTGAGGGATTATTGGAAGGATATGATCAAAAGAGGACAGGTATGTGttacattattttatgaataaatactgtttaaatttgaaatagttttggtGAAAATTGCCGAATTTGCACAAATTTTAGCTGAATCCTATTCTATGATGACCCTGTTATGGAACTTTCATTGGAATAATGTTATTATATCATCATTTAATTCAAGCTAGATGGTGAATGAGTCAGGTACTTCCTTTGCCTCCAAAAAGCTGGATGTACTTTTACATGGATGccctaaaagagaaaaaattggttttatattTGTGCAAATACTGTACCTGTATATTTTCTAATTATACGAGggccattttttttcaacctctgatgggtcatgatcagaagaggaagtgattgattaaatattatttcattgctaaattttgagcacacttgtggtgtcctttcaacataatcgcctcggcgattgaggtattgtcgtgcctgtggacaagctttactacaccttcttcatggaatgttgccgctaacgacttccaatgaattatacCTTTGTCCTGAAACTCATCGTCCATTTGAAAACACTTGCaatctagccacatcttcatttcagtgtAAAGAATGAAGTACTAGATTGGCATAGCACAgcaggtgatcgaaaatgtcccattgaaattgctcaaggagcagttgggatGCATCAACACTGAGATGACAGGCATTATCATGTATCAGAACACTTCTAGAAGTCAGCatctctcttcttttgttttgaatgggaatggatgtaatgtttcacactgtttcgtAATTTCGCCACATTGCATTAGAGAAAAATTCTCCTTTATCGGCATAAAGTTTAAgacaagtcaatgctgaagccattcggtgagttttctggctgtcggtCTGCAATGCACACTTGGCgtgagaatcaattgaggcagtgtcgTTAATGAGATTGaaactaaccttaaactaacaacttccGGTAAGAAATTACTTGAGCATGTGGTGCAGAGGATGTGTAACTgtcctacctgcgcagtacccgcctgtctcTTGTaaggtgtttttgctgagctatgggaggtggaaaaaaaaacatccctcATGTATATTAAATTAACAGATTGATTTAGAGCGTGTGGTTCAATATTTAAATCAAGTCATTGTTGCTGAGGATGGGAAATTTATATAGGTTTCCTCATTGAATATTTTCCCTAATTGCATtggattttatgttttctttctaTTTCCTTGTTCTGCAAAGAGACTATTTTGTCTTAAGTAAGGCCCCTTTTAGTGTTGTGCACCATGGGAGAAAAATACCCTAGCAAGTTTGTGTATCCACTATTGGTCTGGGAGAAACGGAGTTTCCATTCTGATGGCATACTAATCTTAGACCAAATTCACGATGAGGGAGATTCAAACATGCTGCATCATCTCTCAATTTTCACTGTCTAAATTCTCTATGGCAGATTTCTTGCCacatatgtaattttttatggcCACCACAAGGGTGGCCATATATATTATATTTGATGATGCCTTGGAAACACTTGATTTAAATCTCTTGTGGAAAATTCACCACATTTTTCCTCTTACCTCAAAATTTTCTTTAGACCAAGCTCCTTCTGATGCACTTTTTTGTGTTCAATGATTTTCTCAAGGCTCAACCTTAGAGCTACATAGTAACTGTATGACATCAAGTAGAATGTTCCTAAGGTTCCTAATTTAGGTGCCAAAATTCAGGAAACCTGCCTGAATGATTCTCTGGGTAGGCAAGCTGCCAGTATTCATTAACTGACATCAGTACTGAAATAAGGAAGACAATTCAATGTGTTCACAGTTCCCTAGCTGTGCGTTAGGACAGAGAATAAAATGCCATCCAGAAGGAAACAGATTTTCTCATAGAATGATAATGGGGGTACAGTGTGTATTTTTAGGAATTCTGTTTTCCTCAATAATGCTCACCTCATGGAATACCTCAAGGCTTGATGTGGATGAATGCTAAAAGGtatatttaattgtaattgaaatGTACACCATTGATAGGAAATCATTGATGAGCTGATTGATTGAATGTGTACATAATGTCTTCAATATTGTCTGAATTCCATTTCCTTGTAAGAATACATCCctatttttggaggttgccacttagtagaaaagtatttattaatattttccattatatttatctattgaaacgaaatgaattacaaattagctctaaacttagggcctatttttcACACTTTTGGTATGTCACATTCCAGTGGCTGATCCAGAAaggggctatagctcccccctTGGGTGTCCAACTTAGACTAGATAGAATGCTAATTTTGTTCAGAcctccactactgctgggagattacccccCCCCCTGTCTCTATCCTAGATCTGCCATTGGTGCAGGGTTTTAGGGTTATGGAGAATTGGGCAATAACCAGGTTGCATAGTGCAGGAATATTTTGACAAACTGCGTTTTGGCCCTGACTCTATGACTGTGGCATTTTCTTTGAGATGGCATGCATCTTTTTTGCATGTGAATCTGAGGCATTTGGCTATTGTAAATGGTAAAAAAGTGTTTATATGGTCAGCAGATCTATGGGGGAGGGGACTTTGAGGGCTGTAGGGCTGAGGAAGGagggctgccccccccccccccttgggtatccaatttacactagatagaatggtaatttttttcgaccCCCACCACTGCTAGAATTTTAACCCCCATATAgcccctcttgtccctatcctggatcctccACTGTATATGGTCATGTATTGGGTGAACTTAGACTGTCTCTTCAAATGAATTTGTTTGTTGGCCAAACCAACTACCTAAGTGGGAAGTttcaagtaaatttatttttttgatagtgTGACGTATCTATTGAAATATATAAGACCTTTAACTTATACTACTGTGAAATATAGACCAATCAGCCTTGAATTCACTTCCTTTGCcatgaattttccattttcacgTGATAAAATTGGTACATACTTATATTGACAAGCactacatatttcaatattttgagacCCTGCAAGCTACCAACAATTTATCAAGCTATCTTGTCAGCATTTACATTCCAGACACAATTCTCTTGTTCTAACTTAATTGTCGCCCTCCTGTTTTGCATGACTGTCATGAACTGAAAGCCTTAATACATATTGTAATCTGTGTACTTACATAGCTGAGGTTTTTTATGCTTATCATTTTGGGAAATAACTCAAGTGTGAGTACTCAATAATGAAAATGCTTTTGGAACAGTTTTGTGTACTGCATACAAAGTGATTGACAGGAACCCTCTTCTTAACCTTTAATAGACCACTCCTCTGATGTTAGTTATGTTCTGTATGTTGGTGATAGAAAATAATGCATGGTTTTCAACTACTAATTCTTTTCTTAGATGACAGAAGAATTGGCCTATGTAACCAGCATGGTGAGGAAAGATGTCCTCCGCACTGATAGACACCACAAGTTCTACGCGGGCAGTGACGACAATCAAAATATCGCCTCTCTGTTCAATGTTCTTACCACGTATGTTCATCTTTGTTGCATGCATTTACTCATTTTCCTTTTCCTGTTTTTGACCAAACATTGTCACATATCACAAAAGACATTTCCAAGCAGTGGGGTTAATACTTGGAAACATATTAATAGAGCTGCCATACCTGTGTCCTCTAAGCTCTCGTTAGAATTACGTAAATGTGGTCTAAGTGATGATAAACCCTGGATATTAAGTCGGGTAAATACCAGAAGTTCATGGATACCCCCAACTTATCATTGTCCACATCATTGATTACAggctgtaatcagctaaaatcttaaATGTATGTTGCGGCTTGAGATAAAGCAATGCGGGTAACTGAAGTGAAGATTTCCAGATGGGTGGATGGTATTCATGGTAgactctttatttaaaaaaatggggaaaaagtTCTTTTGAATACAATATGTGCTTGCATAATCACTATATCTTGTTTGGTGCTTGGATACCTGTGTGCTTCACCCAAGTTAAATGTAAGAGAGACTTCATTAAGGATTCATACTGATCATGGAAATGTCAGGGAAAAAGAAATTGTAACTGGACGTCATATAAATGCCagtgaaatttaaaatggaaagctGGTATAAACCCTATCATAGTCCTAATTTTGCTTGTCAATTAAAGACAACATTAATGCTATCATTATAATCAATTTAGAAATATGCTACTTTTGATAACAATTAGAACTCATTactagaaaaatcaatttttttacgccCACCTAAATGTGCATTACAGGTATGCTTTGAACCACCCTGGTGTGAGCTACTGCCAGGGGATGAGCGACTTGGCGTCTCCTTTGCTGGTCACAATGGGAGATGAAGCTCACGCATACATCACATTTGTGGCTCTGATGCGGCGTCTTAGGCCCAACTTCACCTTGGATGGCCTGGCAATGGGTGCCAAGTTTCGGCATCTTGGTGATGGATTGGCTCACACAGATCCAGAGTTTCATGCCTACCTCAAGGCTGTGCAGGTAACTGTTGTGGCATTAACTTCTTTTCATTTTGGATGATTCCATCCACAGTAGTCTGTTCCCTCTTTGGTGAAGCAGGTACTCATTCCcatttgtatgaaaaattaaCTCAGGGGATATTGGAGTATTATCGAAGAACATTTAGGTAAAGGACGGaatgattttatttagtttggCTGACAAGCGGGAGGGGGGTTTGTCACAGCATTGCTTACAATTGACAGGAAGGTCTTAATCTTATTAACAAGATGAGTGAGGAAAGGAGTGGTAGAGGAGAGAGTTTGGttggtagtgattttttctcagtaatttttttcttcccaataGAATTCCCTGATAGtatgtaatatttcaaatgttaATACTTATTCATTAATAAATGGGTACTTTCATTCATTCCATTTATGAATAAATACTGCTGAAGTACTTAACTCTTCTCTTTTATGGTTATCATATGGCATTGCTAAAGAAACACTTCAAAAAATAGgtagtagagatgggtcggttgCGGTACCCTGATCTCGGTACCACCGGTTCTTGGCTGTGGAACCGGTAACGAGAACCGGTCGCATAAAGTCGGTAATTTGGAACTGGCCCGGAACGGTCActaggatttgaatttggcacccaaagccgaAATGATCTGCAGCATgtttaaggccaaaaagtgaaaagagattaaaaaatgcatatatgtaTTACTTTCCGAATGCatgaattccatattttttttttcttttgagagttgctcgctaactCACGCATTTAAGGTTCGTCAGTTTTTCACTCTCACCACATTGTAACATTTCTGCAGCCACAGCCGCTTATTGTTAATAACAGTGTTGTTATATAAGCACTTAATTATATCAATTTATCCCTCACATCTTTCCACAGGCTGATGATCTACTCTTCTGTTACCGTTGGCTCCTCCTAGAGATGAAACGCGAGTTTGCCTTTGAAGATGCCCTCAGAATGCTCGAAGTCCTGTGGAGCTCTCTTCCTCCCAATCCCCCACCTCCCACAGGCCTCCAGCTCTACGAGGATGTGCCTTACTCTGCCCGTGTCAACCTACCCCTCGATTCGATGAGCAATAATTGCAAGCCCATGTCCAACGTGGACATCCCCTCCAAAGACCCTGGGAAGAAGGTGTTTCGTAAGGTTAGGACTGAGGGTGAGGGAACAGCTGGAAAGTCCTGCTCCAAGGAGAAGGAAAaattgcctccagccctgggaaCCCTTCCTCTCTCCCCTATTGGTGTCAGGATCCCCCTTAGAGAAACCCCCTACACAAGACTGTGCGCCCTAAGACGGCGTACCTCTTCTGGGAAAGGATTCAGTGACCGCCAGAACCAGAGCCTCGATGAAAACCTCTGGGCAAGGAGGAGACTGCAGAGAGCTGAGGAACAGAACCGTCGACCCTTCTTCAGCCTGGATGAGTCACTCACGCCAGCTGAGGCGGATGAGATGGAAGCAGCTGGCGAACAGGGCATTGTCCGAGGTGAGGAGAGTCGGGAGGGGCGTGTGCGTCCTGCTCCCATTAGGAGACAGCACCAGGTTGTTAAGAACCTGAACGAGTTTCTTGCACTGGCGAGAACCCGTAAGGAGGGTgggaagaaggatggagagaagCGCCACAGTGGGGATGGTGCAGAAGATGGGTCGAAGCTGAGCAGTGATGGGAAACAGGGGAGTCCAGAAATGGGGTCACCAACTGTGGATGAAAGTTCAACGGAAGATGATTCAGCTGAATATTTCCCCATGACGACATCAATGACTCGCGAGATCAGGCTGGAGCTGGAGAGTCTGGACCGGCAGGTCTTTGGTGAGGCCAAGGTTAGGGCTCTGGATGATGAGGATGAGGAGGAAGACGAAGATGAGGAAGTGAGCCGAGAAGATCCACCATCTCCTGGGGGAAATGCTGCCTCAGGGTCTCCCAAAGGAAGCAATAGGGGGGAGCATCCTGGTGATGTTCCCCTATCAAACTCCAATGGAAGGCATAAGAAAGGCATCAAGAGGGAGGATGGTGATGGTGTTGATAGCATCACGGAGATCTCGTGCAAGCCTCATCAGTTGCAGAGGGCAGAGCGCATAGAGAGGTACGACCGGGTGGTGGGTGGAGCAAGTGGTGGAGGCTGTGGGGGAGGGAGTGGGGAGGAGATATTTGTGTGGGAGAACCCATTGCAGTGTCCCCCGACGCCCGACGAGCAGGCAGATCTAGAGTCGGATGGTGGGGGTGGCACGCCCGGTGG
Encoded here:
- the LOC124167924 gene encoding uncharacterized protein LOC124167924, yielding MAAMLGYGREAVRVKVKKCEGHLQPEDRKFSVDPQITSFEVLLSILAKAFDIKGEFTVSYRVVDDYGQETYLSLLSDWDLDAAFLSASEPCLCLRVDMKKFEEGLALDDWELNTPVSHEIHHHHHHHIPRMPVVATETKPQNRLPGLILNQVERTFTMVQRALNLVEDPNQAIVAPAPNPVYSTPCCSQTSLPPRPPLTDTEFRNFLGPLGQLTRGRELRAVVHLGGMEPSLRKVVWKHILNVYPDGMTGKERMDYMKKKSYEYEELRDYWKDMIKRGQMTEELAYVTSMVRKDVLRTDRHHKFYAGSDDNQNIASLFNVLTTYALNHPGVSYCQGMSDLASPLLVTMGDEAHAYITFVALMRRLRPNFTLDGLAMGAKFRHLGDGLAHTDPEFHAYLKAVQADDLLFCYRWLLLEMKREFAFEDALRMLEVLWSSLPPNPPPPTGLQLYEDVPYSARVNLPLDSMSNNCKPMSNVDIPSKDPGKKVFRKVRTEGEGTAGKSCSKEKEKLPPALGTLPLSPIGVRIPLRETPYTRLCALRRRTSSGKGFSDRQNQSLDENLWARRRLQRAEEQNRRPFFSLDESLTPAEADEMEAAGEQGIVRGEESREGRVRPAPIRRQHQVVKNLNEFLALARTRKEGGKKDGEKRHSGDGAEDGSKLSSDGKQGSPEMGSPTVDESSTEDDSAEYFPMTTSMTREIRLELESLDRQVFGEAKVRALDDEDEEEDEDEEVSREDPPSPGGNAASGSPKGSNRGEHPGDVPLSNSNGRHKKGIKREDGDGVDSITEISCKPHQLQRAERIERYDRVVGGASGGGCGGGSGEEIFVWENPLQCPPTPDEQADLESDGGGGTPGGSDDSESGNQGSYNGEVIEVVEGGGGAGPGGGGVHVKSVTPIKLLRDLGNGPRARRTSSDSSDSSDGEVLPEDTTILDKRRPSVEVVGSLGGMGDSCLVTNSCEEVTEMTGLLVLGDSESTSVRIADGGESRSSGVMDLPPPHEFGGGNPFLMFLCLTLLRQQRDHVMRASMDANELAMHFDKMVRRHDVARVLNCARHMFAAYLRHHSAAASAASPCDVNDGSGVRSGGEGCSPTSHFAEGASELPT